A portion of the Micromonospora vinacea genome contains these proteins:
- a CDS encoding putative bifunctional diguanylate cyclase/phosphodiesterase codes for MTLPQRREIETDRRLLLLVGLVVVVAAVIVATSLPAAWRSAKLETVSDAAVLLMLTLMIALGTLVKARVRIRSTTQSISWNETAIIVGAAIAPTSVVVLCTAVGIALASLRLTPIKLAFGIGKNVIVAWGAGTALAMTTWTWPPTGTAPLMLLGPLALAYLVAALLDDLLAIPVIALASQTRIAKHFRSNLDLRLAGFAVRFAVAACTLLIIRMDPRLLLAVPPLVLSLHLAYSARIRGRTEQQAWQRLARTTDALNVVDLDNVLTTAVIQAAELFSADEVEIELRDGGRTVRGGTGGITFDGPTGTPTDVDGTIVPAPLEGHDRTVDVGMLRLRFRGPVQLSEREQYTLRTFASALCTAVRNAQAYAELARAADEHAYAASHDALTGLANRRHLLDEGTEQLSTRHADGVTALVLIDLNHFKEVNDTLGHAAGDQVLVQVANRLRGAAQATDLVARLGGDEFAVLLRGLPAPAVAAHRAETLLAALHEPFELDGMRISVEASGGISGAPSNGGMAELLRRADVAMYQAKRAGQRISTYAPTRDTADLGRLTLGGDLPRAVADHEFVVNFQPIVDLGTGEVTSAEALARWHHPTHGMIDPLRFLEAVERSGLLPAFAEAILDQALIAAVSWRDAGFDVPVAVNVSPRSLLDARFPGSVLARLRAHDLPPDRLVLELTETLTLSQLDVVDRVLSRLRDEGVRLALDDFGTGYSSLSLLSRIPVHELKIDRSFVTTMESSAEAAAVIRSTLDLGRSLDLDVVAEGVESEPQRRALWELGCVAGQGHLFARPVPSGTLLAAMQRGSGGRPGTLAAPLHDAGAVIRLSQNRRQAGRSRPDRLPHLPA; via the coding sequence ATGACCCTTCCTCAGCGACGAGAGATTGAGACCGATCGGCGGCTGTTGCTGCTCGTCGGTCTCGTCGTCGTTGTTGCCGCGGTCATCGTCGCCACGTCACTTCCGGCCGCATGGCGTTCGGCGAAGCTGGAGACGGTGAGCGACGCCGCAGTCCTGCTCATGCTCACGCTCATGATCGCGTTGGGCACGCTGGTCAAGGCTCGTGTACGGATCCGGTCGACGACTCAGTCGATCAGCTGGAACGAGACAGCGATCATCGTCGGTGCGGCCATCGCTCCGACCTCTGTGGTCGTGCTCTGCACCGCAGTCGGGATCGCCCTCGCCTCGCTTCGCCTCACACCGATAAAGCTGGCCTTCGGTATCGGCAAGAACGTCATCGTCGCCTGGGGCGCTGGCACGGCACTCGCGATGACAACCTGGACCTGGCCGCCCACCGGGACGGCCCCCCTGATGCTGCTGGGGCCGTTGGCGCTCGCCTACCTGGTCGCGGCGCTCTTGGACGATCTGCTCGCCATCCCGGTCATCGCACTCGCCTCCCAGACCAGGATCGCGAAGCACTTCCGCAGCAATCTCGACCTTCGGCTCGCTGGCTTCGCCGTGCGGTTCGCCGTTGCGGCCTGCACGCTGCTGATCATCCGGATGGACCCCCGGCTACTGCTCGCCGTCCCACCTCTGGTCCTGAGCCTGCACCTGGCCTACTCCGCACGCATTCGAGGCCGCACCGAGCAGCAGGCGTGGCAGCGGCTGGCCCGCACCACCGACGCGCTCAACGTGGTCGACCTGGACAACGTCCTCACCACCGCGGTCATCCAGGCCGCCGAGCTGTTCTCCGCCGACGAGGTCGAGATCGAGCTGCGCGACGGCGGCCGCACCGTGCGCGGTGGCACCGGCGGCATCACCTTCGACGGGCCGACCGGCACGCCCACCGACGTGGACGGCACGATCGTCCCCGCGCCGCTGGAAGGACACGACCGGACCGTCGACGTCGGCATGCTCCGACTGCGCTTCCGCGGCCCGGTGCAGCTCTCCGAGCGGGAGCAGTACACCCTGCGCACCTTCGCCTCGGCGCTCTGCACGGCCGTCCGCAACGCCCAGGCGTACGCCGAGCTGGCCCGGGCCGCCGACGAGCACGCGTACGCGGCCTCGCACGACGCGCTGACCGGCCTGGCCAACCGCCGACACCTCCTCGACGAGGGCACCGAGCAGTTGAGCACCCGGCACGCCGACGGGGTGACCGCGCTGGTGCTGATCGACCTCAACCACTTCAAGGAGGTCAACGACACGCTCGGGCATGCCGCCGGCGACCAGGTGCTGGTGCAGGTGGCCAACCGGCTGCGGGGTGCGGCCCAGGCGACCGACCTGGTGGCCCGCCTCGGCGGCGACGAGTTCGCCGTACTCCTGCGGGGTCTGCCGGCCCCGGCGGTGGCCGCGCACCGGGCCGAGACGCTGCTCGCCGCCCTGCACGAGCCGTTCGAGTTGGACGGCATGCGAATCAGCGTCGAGGCCAGCGGCGGGATCTCCGGCGCCCCGTCCAACGGCGGCATGGCCGAGCTACTGCGCCGCGCCGACGTGGCCATGTACCAGGCGAAGCGGGCCGGGCAACGGATCTCCACGTACGCCCCGACCCGGGACACGGCCGATCTCGGCCGCCTCACTCTCGGCGGTGACCTGCCGCGCGCGGTCGCCGACCACGAGTTCGTGGTCAACTTCCAACCGATCGTCGACCTGGGCACCGGTGAGGTGACCAGCGCGGAGGCGCTGGCCCGCTGGCACCACCCCACCCACGGCATGATCGACCCGCTGCGGTTCCTGGAGGCGGTGGAACGTTCGGGCCTGCTACCGGCCTTCGCCGAGGCGATCCTCGACCAGGCGCTGATCGCGGCGGTCAGTTGGCGCGACGCCGGCTTCGACGTACCGGTCGCGGTCAACGTGTCCCCGCGCAGCCTGCTCGACGCGCGGTTCCCCGGCTCGGTGCTGGCCCGTCTGCGCGCCCACGACCTACCACCGGACCGGCTGGTCCTGGAGTTGACCGAGACGCTGACCCTCAGCCAACTCGACGTGGTCGACCGGGTGCTCAGCCGGCTACGCGACGAGGGAGTCCGGTTGGCGTTGGACGACTTCGGCACCGGCTACTCCTCGCTGTCGCTGCTCTCCCGGATCCCGGTACACGAGCTGAAGATCGACCGGAGCTTCGTGACGACGATGGAGAGTTCGGCAGAGGCCGCCGCCGTCATCCGTTCCACCCTCGACCTGGGTCGCAGCCTCGACCTGGACGTGGTGGCCGAGGGGGTGGAGAGCGAGCCGCAGCGGCGCGCCCTCTGGGAGTTGGGCTGCGTCGCCGGCCAGGGGCACCTGTTCGCCCGGCCGGTGCCGTCCGGCACCCTGCTCGCGGCGATGCAGCGCGGTTCGGGCGGCCGACCGGGCACCCTGGCCGCGCCGCTGCACGACGCCGGGGCGGTGATCCGGCTGAGCCAGAACCGCCGCCAGGCCGGCCGTTCCCGGCCGGACCGCCTGCCACACCTGCCCGCCTGA
- the moaC gene encoding cyclic pyranopterin monophosphate synthase MoaC gives MTEPAQLSHVDRAGAARMVDVSAKAVTGRLAVAAGRLRTTPEVIDLLHRDGLPKGDALAVGRLAGIMGAKRTPDLIPLCHPIALHGVTVDLTLTADTVEITATARTADRTGVEMEALTAVAVAGLALIDMVKAVDPAASVEAVRVLRKEGGKTGEWVRPEDRP, from the coding sequence GTGACCGAACCTGCGCAGCTCAGCCACGTCGATCGCGCCGGCGCGGCCCGCATGGTCGACGTCTCCGCCAAGGCGGTGACGGGGCGGCTGGCCGTCGCGGCCGGCCGTTTGCGGACCACACCCGAGGTCATCGACCTGTTGCATCGCGACGGGCTGCCCAAGGGTGACGCGTTGGCCGTCGGGCGGCTGGCCGGGATCATGGGGGCCAAGCGCACTCCGGATCTGATCCCGCTCTGCCACCCGATCGCCCTGCACGGTGTCACAGTCGACCTGACGCTGACCGCCGACACCGTGGAGATCACTGCCACTGCCCGCACTGCGGACCGCACGGGGGTGGAGATGGAGGCGTTGACGGCGGTTGCTGTCGCCGGTCTCGCCCTGATCGACATGGTCAAGGCGGTCGACCCGGCGGCCTCGGTGGAGGCGGTCCGGGTGCTGCGCAAGGAGGGCGGCAAGACCGGCGAGTGGGTTCGTCCGGAGGACCGGCCGTGA
- a CDS encoding BTAD domain-containing putative transcriptional regulator, which yields MDVFRFELERNAGRVALAAGQLDRARELLGHALARWRGPMLAGVPLGPVLTSRTIAAEEERLLTVELLADVQLRSRRDDLAISLLREVVARHPLREPTHVLLMRALHERGDNAEALAVYEEIRTTLTTELGVGPGGNLEELRRSIVTAMSRPGSGRATVRVAGTGRARSVAAGAGVPVGAASEEAHRVIPVDHLPRAVTDFVGREDVVLRLLAETRRVEERVPAVHIIDGMAGSGKTALAVHLARRLSDRYPDAALFIDLCGHGDKNRLEPAGALFTLLRQLGVPADRVPVEFDDRVELWRQELARRRAVVVLDNAASSEQIMPLLPAEPTSVVVVTSRRRLSHPDAGPSRTLPVMSPHESVDLLRVSVGRDRVEAEPEAAAEVVRRCGYLPLAIRLAGARLAHRRGWRLADLAGQMAGDAPVLHHLAQEESTVTGAFAASYEPLTSSTKRVFRFLGLYPGSRFGVPAVAALTGLTITEARAALDDLVDRNLVEDLDSTRYRLHDLMRQYSINLCSGTDSSHDRRLGLTRLFDFTLEVVLKVADLLEPGVIRSQVTHIPSGQVELVEAIGEPTADWLEAERTDLVTMVLSAHESGFYRHCWQLARALWRFCYIRGYFEDIILTHRHGLEAAEATGDVDALALMNNYLASAYVRTGNKQGALDHLTRSVELSRDSPDLLNPARYRANLAAVYWWSGHLSESVKLGFECLRDYKVYGNVGGSILLPNLGLALTALGRYEEALRIHRLHLWWARTNSDEFHTLNALSHIGAVRLRMGDLPQAIRILLASLALRDRTGHRYAEAEVRNDLGIAYRGLGRLVEAQQEHELARNLSIGSGERHVEAAALNELGRTLLAQGRSGEAFEVHQEALRLATRIAHPHEQGRALAGLAEHFVRTDPVEARRHWERALAIFRRMGVPERFEAERRLAELAS from the coding sequence GTGGATGTCTTTCGCTTCGAGCTGGAACGGAACGCGGGTCGGGTAGCGCTGGCGGCTGGCCAACTGGACCGTGCCCGCGAGCTGCTGGGGCACGCCCTGGCTCGGTGGCGGGGGCCGATGCTCGCCGGTGTCCCGCTCGGGCCCGTCCTCACCTCCCGGACTATCGCCGCCGAGGAGGAGCGGCTGTTGACCGTGGAGCTTCTCGCCGACGTGCAACTGAGATCGCGCCGGGACGACCTGGCAATTTCGCTGTTGCGCGAAGTGGTGGCCCGCCATCCTCTCCGTGAGCCGACCCACGTCCTCCTCATGCGGGCCCTGCACGAGCGCGGGGACAACGCGGAGGCGCTGGCGGTGTACGAGGAGATCCGAACAACACTGACCACGGAGCTGGGTGTGGGCCCCGGGGGCAACCTTGAGGAGTTGCGCCGCTCCATCGTCACGGCGATGTCGCGCCCAGGTTCCGGGCGGGCCACCGTACGGGTTGCGGGAACTGGCCGGGCGCGCTCGGTAGCGGCCGGGGCGGGTGTGCCGGTTGGCGCGGCATCGGAGGAGGCGCATCGGGTCATCCCGGTGGATCACCTTCCCCGGGCGGTCACCGACTTCGTCGGCAGGGAGGACGTGGTGTTGCGGCTGCTGGCGGAGACCCGGCGGGTCGAGGAGCGGGTTCCGGCCGTACACATCATCGACGGCATGGCGGGCAGCGGGAAGACGGCCCTCGCCGTGCACCTCGCCCGTCGGCTGTCCGATCGATACCCGGACGCCGCGTTGTTCATCGACCTGTGCGGGCACGGTGACAAGAACCGGCTCGAGCCGGCGGGCGCTTTGTTCACCCTGCTTCGACAGCTTGGGGTGCCGGCCGACCGGGTTCCGGTGGAGTTCGACGACAGAGTGGAGTTGTGGCGACAGGAGTTGGCGCGCCGCAGGGCAGTGGTGGTTCTCGACAACGCCGCGAGCAGCGAGCAGATCATGCCCCTGCTTCCGGCGGAGCCGACCAGCGTCGTGGTGGTGACCTCGCGGCGACGGCTCTCCCATCCGGATGCCGGACCGTCGCGGACGCTGCCGGTGATGAGCCCCCACGAGAGCGTGGATCTGCTCCGTGTGAGCGTCGGCCGGGACAGGGTCGAGGCCGAACCGGAGGCGGCCGCCGAGGTGGTGCGTCGGTGCGGGTACCTCCCTCTGGCGATTCGGCTGGCCGGTGCCAGGCTGGCGCATCGGCGCGGCTGGCGGTTGGCGGACCTGGCCGGGCAGATGGCTGGCGACGCTCCAGTGCTGCACCATCTGGCTCAGGAGGAGAGCACCGTCACCGGGGCCTTCGCCGCTTCCTATGAGCCGCTCACGAGTTCGACCAAGCGTGTCTTCCGGTTCCTGGGTCTGTACCCCGGCAGTCGCTTCGGCGTGCCGGCAGTCGCCGCGCTGACCGGGCTGACGATCACGGAGGCTCGCGCGGCGCTCGACGACCTCGTCGACAGGAACCTGGTGGAGGACCTGGACTCGACGCGATATCGACTGCACGACCTCATGCGGCAGTACTCCATCAACCTGTGCTCGGGTACCGACTCCTCGCACGACCGTCGACTTGGACTGACTCGATTGTTCGACTTCACGCTGGAGGTCGTCCTGAAGGTCGCCGATCTGCTGGAGCCGGGCGTCATCAGATCCCAGGTAACGCACATTCCGTCCGGACAGGTTGAGCTCGTCGAGGCCATTGGAGAGCCGACCGCTGACTGGTTGGAGGCCGAGCGGACGGACCTGGTGACGATGGTGTTGTCGGCGCACGAGTCGGGGTTCTACCGGCACTGCTGGCAATTGGCCCGCGCACTCTGGCGTTTCTGCTACATCCGCGGCTACTTCGAAGACATCATCCTGACCCACCGTCATGGGCTGGAGGCGGCGGAGGCTACCGGAGACGTCGATGCGCTCGCACTGATGAACAACTACCTGGCATCCGCCTACGTCCGTACCGGGAACAAGCAGGGGGCACTCGATCACCTGACACGTTCGGTCGAGCTTTCCCGCGACTCGCCGGACCTGCTGAATCCGGCCCGGTACCGCGCGAACCTCGCCGCCGTCTACTGGTGGAGCGGTCACCTGTCCGAGTCGGTGAAGCTCGGTTTCGAGTGTTTGCGCGACTACAAGGTGTACGGGAATGTCGGCGGTTCGATCCTGCTGCCGAATCTGGGGTTGGCGCTGACGGCTCTGGGCCGCTACGAGGAGGCGCTTCGGATACACCGCCTGCATCTGTGGTGGGCCCGGACGAACTCCGACGAGTTCCACACGCTCAACGCGCTCAGCCACATCGGCGCCGTACGCCTCCGGATGGGTGACCTTCCGCAGGCGATCCGCATCCTTCTGGCCTCGTTGGCCTTACGTGATCGCACCGGCCACCGGTACGCCGAGGCTGAGGTGCGCAACGACCTCGGGATCGCCTATCGCGGTCTGGGTCGTCTGGTGGAGGCCCAGCAGGAGCACGAGTTGGCGCGGAATCTGTCGATCGGTTCAGGGGAGCGACACGTCGAGGCGGCCGCGCTGAACGAACTCGGGCGGACCCTGCTGGCGCAGGGGCGGAGTGGCGAGGCGTTCGAGGTGCACCAGGAGGCGTTGCGGTTGGCTACTCGGATCGCGCACCCACACGAGCAGGGTCGAGCCCTGGCCGGGCTGGCCGAACACTTCGTCCGCACTGACCCGGTCGAGGCGCGGCGGCACTGGGAGCGGGCGTTGGCGATCTTCCGGCGGATGGGTGTGCCGGAGCGCTTCGAGGCCGAACGCCGTCTCGCCGAACTGGCTTCCTGA
- a CDS encoding molybdopterin molybdotransferase MoeA: MSTETAPTADRVAAPPPAGWEEARSRVYAVGLAAALPATARPLVDTDGSTLAEPLTTRTDLPAFPTSSVDGWAVRGRGPWRVVGRVLAGSTPAPLTEDDTTVEIATGAMVPEGATAVLRVEESSIADGLVSGVPREAPEWRKPGEEAYADEELLPVGTPVDPAVIGLAAACGHDTLRVRRAPRAALLVFGDELLTAGPPAAGRIRDALGPAVPAWLRRYGCQVRPSDVVGPVADTLPAHVAALRSALSNADLVCTTGGTMNGPVDHLHPTLEALGADYVVNTVAVRPGFPMLLARLTGPDGRARFVAGLPGNPQSAIVALVSLVAPLLAGLQGRSMPLLPQVTLAEAVPGRGDHTHLALVRLDRAAGVAFPVRHVGSAMLRGLAGADGFAVIRPGTSGEPGDRVPIVPLPLFPGERAS; the protein is encoded by the coding sequence GTGAGCACGGAAACCGCACCCACAGCGGATCGGGTCGCCGCACCTCCGCCAGCCGGGTGGGAGGAAGCGCGTTCGCGGGTCTACGCGGTCGGTCTGGCCGCCGCGCTGCCCGCCACCGCCCGACCACTCGTCGACACCGACGGGTCGACCCTGGCCGAGCCGTTGACCACCCGCACCGACCTGCCGGCGTTCCCCACCTCCAGCGTCGATGGCTGGGCGGTTCGCGGCCGCGGGCCGTGGCGCGTCGTCGGTCGGGTCCTGGCCGGCAGCACCCCCGCGCCGCTCACCGAGGACGACACCACAGTCGAGATCGCGACCGGTGCGATGGTGCCCGAGGGCGCCACCGCCGTGCTGCGCGTGGAAGAGTCGTCAATCGCTGACGGCCTGGTCAGCGGCGTTCCCCGGGAGGCGCCCGAGTGGCGGAAACCCGGCGAGGAGGCGTACGCCGATGAGGAGTTGTTGCCGGTCGGCACGCCGGTCGACCCGGCGGTGATCGGCCTGGCGGCCGCCTGCGGGCACGACACGCTGCGGGTCCGGCGGGCGCCGCGTGCCGCGCTGCTGGTCTTCGGCGACGAGTTGCTGACGGCGGGTCCGCCCGCCGCCGGTCGCATCCGCGACGCGCTGGGGCCCGCGGTGCCGGCGTGGCTGCGACGGTACGGCTGCCAGGTCCGCCCATCCGACGTGGTCGGCCCGGTGGCGGACACGCTGCCCGCGCACGTGGCGGCCCTGCGCTCGGCGCTGTCCAACGCCGATCTGGTCTGCACCACCGGCGGCACGATGAACGGCCCGGTCGACCACCTGCACCCGACCCTGGAGGCGCTCGGCGCCGACTACGTGGTCAACACCGTGGCCGTCCGCCCCGGCTTCCCGATGCTGCTGGCCCGGCTGACCGGCCCCGACGGGCGCGCCCGGTTCGTGGCCGGGCTGCCGGGCAACCCGCAGTCCGCCATCGTCGCGCTGGTGTCGTTGGTCGCCCCGCTGCTCGCCGGCCTCCAGGGCCGGTCGATGCCGCTGCTGCCGCAGGTCACGTTGGCCGAGGCGGTGCCCGGTCGCGGCGACCACACCCACCTGGCGCTGGTCCGACTGGACCGGGCCGCCGGCGTCGCGTTCCCGGTCCGCCACGTCGGTTCGGCGATGCTGCGCGGCCTGGCCGGCGCGGACGGGTTCGCGGTCATCCGACCCGGCACCAGCGGCGAGCCGGGCGACCGGGTGCCGATCGTGCCACTGCCGTTGTTTCCCGGGGAGCGTGCGTCGTGA
- a CDS encoding MogA/MoaB family molybdenum cofactor biosynthesis protein, giving the protein MIRARVIVASNRAAAGVYADTSGPLLVAGLRELGCQVDEPVVVPDGEPVGDALRAARADGVDVVVTSGGTGVTPTDRTPDVTRGLLDYEIPGIAEAIRAHSRDRVPTSVLSRGLAGVAGRMLVVNLPGSTGGARDGLAVLGPILGHTVDQLRGGDH; this is encoded by the coding sequence GTGATCCGGGCTCGGGTGATCGTCGCTTCCAATCGGGCCGCGGCCGGTGTCTACGCCGACACCAGCGGGCCGCTGCTCGTCGCCGGCCTGCGCGAGTTGGGCTGCCAGGTCGACGAGCCGGTGGTGGTGCCCGACGGTGAGCCGGTCGGTGACGCCTTGCGGGCCGCCCGCGCTGACGGTGTCGACGTGGTGGTGACCAGCGGCGGCACCGGGGTGACCCCGACGGATCGGACACCTGACGTGACCCGTGGCCTGCTGGATTACGAGATCCCCGGCATCGCCGAGGCGATCCGCGCGCACAGCCGTGACCGGGTGCCGACGTCGGTGCTGTCCCGGGGCCTGGCCGGGGTCGCCGGCCGGATGCTGGTGGTCAACCTGCCCGGCTCGACCGGCGGCGCCCGGGACGGTCTGGCCGTCCTCGGGCCGATCCTCGGGCACACCGTCGACCAGCTTCGCGGTGGGGACCACTGA
- a CDS encoding phosphoribosyltransferase, whose protein sequence is MTTYRDRADAGRVLSERLSALIGEPDVVVLGLVRGGVPVARVVAERLGAPLDVLVVRKLGMPWAREVAFGALGPGGVQVLNDAVASRLSSDDIAEVRHREQAELERRERLYRGNRPQLDLTGRTAVIVDDGLATGATARVAVEVVRHLGAHRVVVAVPVGAQEAYELLAAEADQIICAQRPADFGAVSVYYDDFHEVSDEEVTEALTATA, encoded by the coding sequence ATGACGACGTACCGCGACCGGGCCGACGCGGGCCGGGTGCTCTCCGAACGGCTCAGCGCACTCATCGGCGAACCGGATGTCGTCGTCCTCGGCCTCGTCCGTGGCGGCGTGCCGGTCGCCCGGGTCGTCGCCGAGCGGCTCGGCGCGCCACTGGACGTGCTGGTCGTCCGCAAGCTCGGCATGCCGTGGGCCCGGGAGGTCGCCTTCGGCGCCCTCGGTCCGGGCGGCGTCCAGGTGCTCAACGACGCGGTGGCCAGCCGGCTCAGCAGCGACGACATCGCCGAGGTCCGCCACCGGGAACAGGCCGAGTTGGAACGCCGGGAACGGCTCTACCGGGGCAACCGCCCACAGTTGGACCTCACCGGGCGGACCGCCGTGATCGTCGACGACGGCCTCGCCACCGGCGCGACCGCCCGCGTCGCAGTCGAGGTCGTCCGCCACCTCGGGGCGCACCGGGTCGTGGTCGCGGTCCCGGTCGGCGCGCAGGAGGCGTACGAGCTGCTCGCCGCCGAGGCCGACCAGATCATCTGTGCCCAACGTCCGGCGGACTTCGGCGCGGTCAGCGTCTACTACGACGACTTCCACGAGGTGTCCGACGAAGAAGTCACCGAGGCGCTCACAGCAACTGCATAG
- a CDS encoding TFIIB-type zinc ribbon-containing protein: MSSLTCPKCHGEMRQYERSGVVIDQCGECRGIFLDRGELEKLFEAEANWSRQQTGGAPGQPAQQPAGYPPPPPPPHQPGYGAVPPPPPPAHGYPPQPAYGHQQQQHHGYHGHYRQKKRKGFLDEMFG; the protein is encoded by the coding sequence ATGAGTAGCCTCACCTGTCCCAAGTGTCACGGAGAAATGCGCCAGTACGAGCGCAGCGGCGTCGTCATCGACCAGTGCGGGGAGTGCCGAGGCATCTTCCTGGACCGCGGCGAGCTGGAGAAGCTGTTCGAGGCGGAGGCCAACTGGAGCCGCCAACAGACCGGAGGTGCCCCCGGGCAGCCCGCGCAGCAGCCGGCCGGCTACCCGCCCCCGCCGCCCCCGCCGCACCAGCCCGGTTACGGCGCCGTCCCGCCGCCGCCCCCGCCCGCCCACGGCTACCCGCCGCAGCCGGCCTACGGCCACCAGCAGCAGCAACACCACGGCTACCACGGGCACTACCGGCAGAAGAAGCGCAAGGGTTTCCTCGACGAGATGTTCGGCTGA
- a CDS encoding glycosyltransferase 87 family protein — MIVDDPTARRRRWHWRTLDNAAGGLALDLGLYAVSAIFAAITAVTSTLLPHRAWGAVAAVGYLIATLTVIVQLLLRRRSPTSRLTGLPARWTVTGLAWAATTLLPLAWQSIDRAGGRTDRAQEEVLVVEQAGSRLLEHGTPYLGPDAIAALPPGEQLMGYTPYQPGMAMFGLPRALLDTWWTDSRVWFAVGTALALALAVAALRRTPATTGQATSTAAHRRDAAVLRGVQAATVLPICALTLATGGDDLPVLALCLLALAFAAADRPGRAGLAVGLAGALKLFAWPVALVLIVWGLTRRAGTRVAAGAIGLPVAALLPALLVDRDALTENVLRFPLGHGLVTSPAQSPFPGYLIASALPAGRLIAAALLVAAGVAIAVRLARRPPRTAVATALICGYGLLAAIALMPTTRFGYLLYPLALLTWAPALHRPDDTAAATVPDERSGRTTSA; from the coding sequence GTGATCGTCGACGACCCGACCGCCCGCCGCCGTCGCTGGCACTGGCGGACGCTCGACAACGCCGCTGGCGGACTCGCCCTCGACCTGGGCCTCTACGCCGTCTCGGCCATCTTCGCCGCGATCACCGCTGTCACGTCGACACTGCTGCCGCACCGCGCCTGGGGCGCGGTCGCCGCCGTCGGCTACCTGATCGCAACACTGACGGTGATCGTCCAACTCCTGCTGCGTCGACGCTCCCCGACCTCCCGGCTGACCGGTCTGCCGGCCCGCTGGACGGTCACCGGTCTCGCCTGGGCGGCCACCACACTGCTGCCCCTGGCCTGGCAGAGCATCGACCGGGCCGGCGGGCGCACCGACCGCGCGCAGGAGGAGGTGCTGGTCGTGGAGCAGGCCGGCAGCCGCCTCCTGGAGCACGGCACGCCCTACCTCGGACCCGATGCCATCGCCGCCCTGCCACCCGGCGAGCAACTGATGGGCTACACCCCGTACCAGCCCGGCATGGCGATGTTCGGCCTGCCCAGAGCACTGCTCGACACATGGTGGACCGACTCCCGGGTCTGGTTCGCGGTGGGCACCGCGCTGGCGCTCGCCCTGGCCGTGGCTGCCCTGCGCCGAACACCGGCCACCACCGGCCAGGCCACCTCCACCGCAGCCCACCGACGGGACGCCGCAGTGCTGCGCGGCGTGCAGGCCGCCACCGTACTGCCGATCTGCGCCCTCACCCTCGCCACCGGCGGCGACGACCTACCCGTACTCGCGCTCTGCCTGCTGGCCCTCGCGTTCGCCGCCGCCGACCGACCCGGCCGGGCCGGCCTCGCGGTCGGGCTCGCCGGCGCGCTGAAGCTGTTCGCCTGGCCGGTGGCCCTGGTCCTGATCGTCTGGGGTCTGACCCGGCGCGCCGGCACCCGGGTCGCCGCAGGCGCCATCGGGCTGCCCGTCGCGGCACTACTGCCGGCGCTGCTGGTGGACCGCGACGCCCTCACCGAGAACGTGCTGCGCTTCCCCCTCGGCCACGGCCTGGTCACCAGCCCTGCGCAGTCCCCGTTCCCCGGCTACCTGATCGCCAGTGCGCTACCCGCCGGCCGGCTGATCGCCGCCGCGCTGCTCGTCGCCGCCGGCGTGGCCATCGCCGTCCGGCTCGCCCGCCGCCCGCCCCGCACCGCCGTCGCCACCGCGCTCATCTGCGGGTACGGGCTGCTCGCCGCCATCGCCCTGATGCCCACGACCCGCTTCGGCTACCTGCTGTACCCGCTGGCCCTGCTGACCTGGGCCCCCGCCCTGCACCGCCCGGACGACACGGCGGCCGCCACGGTCCCCGACGAGCGGTCCGGTCGGACCACTTCGGCGTAA
- a CDS encoding molybdenum cofactor biosynthesis protein MoaE — protein MTAPTITFGEVTDQPLDLATHEAAVADRRAGAVVSFQGVVRDHDHGRQVTSLEYEGHPSAAQVLREVAAEIAAEPDVYAVAVSHRVGPLAIGDVALVAAVSTAHRAAAFAACARLVDEVKARLPIWKRQVFTDGTEEWVNCP, from the coding sequence GTGACCGCACCAACGATCACCTTCGGCGAGGTCACCGACCAGCCGCTGGACCTCGCCACGCACGAGGCGGCGGTCGCCGACCGCCGGGCCGGCGCCGTGGTGTCCTTCCAGGGCGTGGTCCGCGACCACGACCACGGCCGCCAGGTCACCAGCCTGGAGTACGAAGGGCACCCGAGCGCCGCACAGGTGCTCCGCGAGGTGGCCGCCGAGATCGCCGCTGAGCCCGACGTCTACGCGGTCGCGGTGTCGCACCGGGTCGGCCCCCTGGCGATCGGGGACGTGGCACTGGTCGCCGCGGTGAGCACCGCGCACCGGGCGGCGGCCTTCGCGGCCTGCGCCCGGCTGGTCGACGAGGTCAAGGCGCGACTGCCCATCTGGAAGCGGCAGGTCTTCACCGACGGCACCGAGGAATGGGTCAACTGCCCCTGA